From one candidate division WOR-3 bacterium genomic stretch:
- a CDS encoding energy transducer TonB: MFRNKRLDLGIIISIIIHILLFILMSGSSKSSGISYEDIKEVTLIDQSYRPEVAKVISKGSVWSDIKETYSESEQTSYGGGEIVTPAIDLDVKMDRSQAKIDLDRYMTNNGDVGDVIRIGSTKNGTMKSTEEILAEKPISLAKNLPRGAGGEGGVGIGGGNIGRKAQVPAIKIDKKPPPPKTSQIGKKVEKQVETKLKVEKGGTQISLAGPIANRQILSKILPKYPAWCLRKGISGVVKIRIWVEPSGCVREGTLIEVSSGYPDLDQAVIKALRLWKFAPLPSNVVQETQWGIITFRFVCG, encoded by the coding sequence ATGTTTAGAAATAAACGATTGGATTTGGGTATAATCATTTCGATAATTATTCATATTCTGTTATTTATTCTGATGTCAGGTTCGAGTAAAAGCTCTGGTATCAGCTATGAAGACATTAAAGAGGTCACCCTCATTGACCAATCTTATCGACCTGAAGTCGCCAAAGTGATTTCCAAAGGATCAGTCTGGAGTGATATCAAAGAGACCTATTCAGAATCAGAACAGACTTCGTACGGCGGCGGTGAAATCGTCACTCCGGCGATAGACCTTGACGTCAAAATGGATCGAAGTCAGGCGAAGATCGACCTGGATCGTTATATGACCAACAACGGAGATGTCGGAGACGTAATCAGAATTGGTAGTACTAAAAACGGAACTATGAAGAGCACCGAGGAAATTCTCGCTGAAAAACCGATTTCTCTTGCAAAGAATCTGCCCCGTGGTGCAGGCGGTGAAGGCGGCGTGGGCATCGGCGGCGGCAATATAGGTAGGAAAGCCCAGGTGCCGGCAATCAAGATCGATAAAAAACCACCTCCGCCCAAGACCTCCCAGATCGGGAAAAAAGTCGAAAAGCAGGTTGAAACAAAATTGAAGGTCGAAAAAGGCGGTACCCAGATTTCTCTGGCCGGCCCGATTGCAAATCGTCAGATCCTCAGCAAGATTCTGCCCAAGTATCCTGCCTGGTGCCTGCGCAAAGGAATCTCCGGTGTCGTGAAGATCAGAATCTGGGTGGAACCGTCCGGCTGTGTCAGAGAAGGAACTTTGATCGAAGTCAGCTCCGGCTATCCGGATCTTGACCAGGCGGTCATTAAAGCACTGAGGCTCTGGAAATTCGCGCCCCTGCCTTCAAACGTCGTCCAGGAAACGCAATGGGGTATTATAACATTCAGGTTTGTCTGTGGTTAA
- a CDS encoding biopolymer transporter ExbD: MKHMANIDILPMACVGLILVLVMMVVAPLVMTHTQTRVDVPRAHTAETKTEENLTITYTVDGRLLVNDSEVTPEEFSDIVATEIEKDPYQLVILRADKNVLHRDVLEILSKVKQVGAKRIACATKKPKGE; encoded by the coding sequence ATGAAGCATATGGCGAATATCGACATCCTGCCTATGGCGTGCGTGGGTCTGATCCTGGTATTGGTTATGATGGTGGTCGCTCCCCTGGTAATGACCCACACCCAGACCCGCGTGGATGTGCCGCGTGCCCATACCGCTGAAACAAAGACCGAGGAGAACCTGACAATCACCTATACGGTCGACGGACGTCTGCTCGTAAACGACAGCGAAGTCACTCCTGAAGAGTTTTCAGATATCGTGGCAACCGAGATTGAAAAAGACCCCTATCAACTGGTTATTCTCAGGGCGGATAAAAATGTCCTCCATCGTGATGTCCTGGAGATTCTTTCAAAGGTGAAACAAGTCGGTGCAAAGCGGATTGCATGCGCCACAAAAAAGCCAAAGGGTGAATAA
- a CDS encoding biopolymer transporter ExbD has protein sequence MRKRRKRLKFETEAQGLILNSLVDIALSLVIGFIVTIPLFFESGIFVNTPGVARAGASDVSDIKVNIHLLDDGSIMLNEEFVTYEELEKLLPELLARSVQRKVIVSTEANVHYERVIQILDLAKQKGAGELALLRSRQ, from the coding sequence ATGCGTAAACGACGAAAACGACTGAAGTTCGAAACTGAAGCCCAGGGATTGATTCTCAACTCGCTCGTCGACATTGCACTTTCTCTGGTGATCGGTTTTATCGTCACCATCCCCCTCTTCTTTGAATCCGGGATATTCGTAAACACACCGGGCGTCGCCCGTGCAGGTGCAAGTGACGTCAGCGACATCAAGGTCAATATCCATCTGCTCGATGACGGATCGATTATGTTGAATGAAGAATTCGTAACGTATGAGGAACTGGAAAAACTCCTGCCTGAATTGCTCGCACGCAGTGTCCAGCGTAAGGTGATAGTATCCACCGAAGCCAACGTCCACTATGAAAGAGTCATACAAATTCTTGACTTAGCCAAACAAAAAGGTGCCGGAGAACTGGCACTTCTGAGGAGTCGACAATGA
- a CDS encoding MotA/TolQ/ExbB proton channel family protein codes for MILGQPIIEIFKNSLVMDILLFCSIVALALIIERFIYFRKNGFNTRKGFLQFSSILRSQGPNAALNYVNQRKNTLNALFAIALENRHLESDHLFEVLTSFIIEEKVKFDRYLGGMGTLANAATLLGLLGTVMGLIKSFHNIAITGSGGPAVISAGIAEALLTTAFGLFIGIPTLFFYNYFTKKSNEMAMELDGVSDRITVLFSNLKKKAASQGPATASQPAVNPTPAPQAPAPPPTNAGWKF; via the coding sequence ATGATATTGGGTCAACCAATAATTGAAATCTTTAAAAACAGCCTGGTGATGGATATTCTGCTTTTCTGCTCGATCGTCGCCCTGGCGCTTATCATTGAGAGATTTATCTACTTCCGCAAAAACGGATTCAATACACGCAAAGGGTTTCTACAGTTCAGTTCGATATTGAGAAGTCAGGGACCGAATGCAGCGCTCAACTACGTCAATCAAAGAAAGAACACCCTGAACGCCCTGTTTGCGATCGCTCTGGAAAACCGTCATCTTGAATCCGACCACCTCTTTGAAGTATTGACCAGTTTTATCATTGAAGAGAAAGTCAAATTCGACCGCTATCTCGGTGGAATGGGTACCCTGGCGAACGCCGCCACTCTGCTTGGTCTACTGGGAACTGTGATGGGATTGATTAAATCATTCCACAATATCGCGATTACCGGGTCAGGAGGTCCCGCAGTCATCTCCGCCGGAATCGCCGAAGCACTTCTTACAACGGCGTTCGGCTTATTCATCGGAATCCCCACTCTCTTCTTCTATAACTACTTCACGAAAAAGAGCAATGAAATGGCGATGGAACTGGATGGTGTGAGTGACCGGATTACAGTGCTGTTCAGCAATTTAAAGAAAAAAGCGGCTTCTCAGGGTCCGGCAACTGCTTCCCAGCCTGCGGTGAATCCGACACCGGCTCCTCAAGCTCCTGCTCCGCCGCCGACAAACGCAGGATGGAAATTTTAA
- a CDS encoding tetratricopeptide repeat protein, which translates to MLPLIIFLFGVDYNKLVTDYEIGHQLFLQENYTDAAKYFKSMVGKYGGSEFEDEIRFRLAECYFNLNDYRNAKKNFEKILKRKKSTYLEPECLYAIGLIDILQNNFREAEDVLQKLLKNPAYQQEERANFALGVLHYFRGSYEEAKEKLEDIGLLEAKFYYGKTLSRLGKPLLSIAVFKEILDTAPNTPIAVLAEFSRAEALFFNKDFEGAKITFYEFILNYPKSPLNDYAHFFLAAALIHAGDFAAASEHLLPLTRHSDNLLAAHSSYFLGICRMNLGDGLGSVSAFQRVRANYPNTQIASYANLQLTNALLAAGDTVQALVSASQLATMFTTGELSSVGEYLTGMIYFQKGDYFNAANNFELISQRYPNSPLREPAAAMLLYSLNNLKQYDHTVTFGSRYIKDFPDEKSPWRGRTLYFLGEAYYYKNNFADAEKYFLRVTKDFFGIEVTPYARVGLAYSIYNQARAREALDIFSTMTQTIFDDSSLVISAYLGVGYTQYNLGNYMGALDTFELLYNTYPKDERCAVPALFYAGMCYYNLEYYINAIESWEKLLGTFPLAEKSAEAGFRAGDTYFKAIEYEKARALFRWVVENHPLSEYARSSQLAIGQSYYNEQSFDDAIREFQKYLDLFPTSEEAASARKSMAMCYYQKGLESIDDMKIFVDKFPQDELAADGQYQIARSFFDDEKYIKAIDEFLKVVVNFPSSSYAPDALLLAAECAVNVKDWQKATDLYKRYLSYFPKAEQRDGVYFNLGTSYYNLKEYGEALTNFKVIVDSFPDSPHIESARHNVGICEKLLGEAGPGTSPGPVQEEMKADSLQGEK; encoded by the coding sequence ATGTTACCTTTGATAATATTCCTGTTTGGGGTGGACTACAATAAACTGGTGACCGATTATGAAATCGGCCATCAACTCTTTCTCCAGGAAAACTACACCGATGCCGCGAAATACTTCAAGTCAATGGTCGGAAAGTATGGCGGAAGCGAGTTTGAGGATGAAATAAGATTCCGACTTGCAGAATGTTATTTCAACCTCAATGACTATCGAAACGCCAAGAAGAATTTCGAAAAGATCCTGAAGAGGAAAAAATCCACGTATCTTGAACCCGAGTGCCTTTATGCGATCGGACTTATAGACATCCTGCAGAATAACTTTCGGGAAGCAGAAGACGTCCTGCAAAAACTTCTGAAAAATCCTGCATACCAGCAAGAAGAACGTGCGAACTTCGCCCTCGGCGTTCTCCATTACTTCAGGGGAAGCTATGAAGAAGCAAAAGAAAAACTGGAAGACATCGGGTTATTGGAAGCCAAATTTTATTACGGAAAAACCCTCTCGCGCCTGGGAAAACCTCTTCTGTCCATCGCCGTTTTCAAAGAGATCCTCGACACCGCACCCAACACGCCCATCGCCGTGCTCGCCGAGTTCTCCCGGGCTGAAGCGCTCTTCTTCAACAAAGATTTTGAAGGTGCAAAAATCACATTTTATGAATTCATATTGAATTATCCGAAATCACCGCTTAATGATTATGCCCACTTCTTCCTGGCGGCGGCATTGATCCACGCCGGAGATTTTGCGGCGGCGTCAGAGCATCTGCTGCCCCTGACCCGACATTCCGACAATCTGCTTGCCGCACACAGCAGTTATTTCCTCGGCATATGCCGAATGAACTTAGGTGACGGCCTCGGTTCGGTCAGTGCGTTTCAGCGGGTGCGTGCCAACTATCCCAATACGCAGATTGCATCCTACGCCAATCTTCAACTGACCAACGCCCTGCTGGCTGCCGGCGACACTGTCCAGGCATTGGTCTCCGCTTCCCAGCTGGCGACGATGTTCACCACCGGAGAACTCTCAAGTGTCGGTGAATACCTCACCGGTATGATATATTTTCAGAAAGGTGACTACTTCAATGCGGCGAACAACTTCGAACTCATATCCCAGCGTTATCCCAACTCACCACTCCGTGAACCGGCTGCAGCGATGCTTCTCTATTCACTGAACAATCTGAAACAGTATGATCACACGGTCACGTTCGGTAGCCGCTACATCAAAGATTTCCCCGACGAAAAAAGTCCGTGGCGGGGAAGAACCCTCTATTTTCTCGGTGAAGCGTATTACTACAAAAACAACTTCGCTGACGCTGAAAAATATTTTCTCCGTGTGACAAAAGATTTCTTCGGAATCGAAGTCACTCCCTATGCCCGCGTGGGTCTGGCTTATTCAATATACAACCAGGCTCGAGCAAGAGAAGCCCTCGATATCTTCAGCACCATGACCCAGACGATCTTCGACGATTCATCCCTTGTGATCTCCGCTTATCTCGGAGTCGGGTATACGCAGTACAATCTCGGGAATTACATGGGCGCCCTGGATACCTTTGAGCTGTTATATAACACCTATCCAAAGGACGAGCGCTGCGCCGTTCCCGCACTCTTCTATGCAGGAATGTGTTACTATAATTTGGAATACTACATAAATGCAATAGAGTCATGGGAAAAACTTCTCGGCACCTTCCCCCTTGCCGAGAAATCCGCTGAAGCGGGATTCCGTGCCGGTGATACATACTTCAAGGCGATTGAATATGAAAAAGCCCGCGCTCTGTTCAGATGGGTCGTGGAAAATCATCCTCTGAGTGAATACGCCCGCTCAAGTCAGCTGGCGATCGGACAGAGTTACTATAATGAACAGAGCTTCGACGATGCAATCAGAGAATTCCAGAAATATCTGGACCTCTTTCCGACGTCGGAAGAGGCGGCGAGTGCCAGAAAGAGCATGGCGATGTGTTATTACCAGAAAGGGCTTGAATCGATCGACGATATGAAAATCTTCGTCGATAAATTTCCGCAGGACGAGCTGGCTGCAGACGGTCAGTACCAAATCGCCCGCAGCTTTTTTGACGACGAAAAGTACATTAAAGCAATCGATGAGTTTTTAAAGGTCGTTGTAAATTTCCCCAGTTCTTCTTATGCACCCGACGCCCTGCTTCTCGCAGCGGAATGTGCTGTAAACGTAAAAGATTGGCAAAAAGCCACGGATCTGTACAAACGTTATCTTTCTTATTTTCCAAAAGCAGAACAGAGAGACGGCGTATATTTCAATCTGGGGACTTCTTATTATAACCTGAAAGAATACGGTGAGGCACTCACCAACTTCAAGGTGATCGTCGATTCTTTCCCCGACTCTCCCCATATTGAAAGTGCACGCCACAACGTCGGTATCTGTGAAAAATTATTGGGTGAAGCAGGACCCGGTACAAGTCCGGGACCTGTTCAGGAAGAGATGAAGGCGGACAGCCTGCAAGGAGAGAAATAA
- a CDS encoding PorV/PorQ family protein yields the protein MDPYSYNLQQKDEGGCGMVKFSTLLIIFFVVTFVFAQDGGIPGALLNYGMTPRTIAMGKAFTGLADDQEAVYFNPAGLTQLLSHNIKSSYLQLLASQAGYIGYALPTKKFGAIGIGIIYLGSGDVDSYDENGTPFGTFKFSQNCFMFSYAYQPARFLGVGANMKLMTSKVSQYGALGMGGDLGIFLFPRGNLTFGLTCQNILGPTLTHETQTDTVPLTFRGGAALKLYKGRCIFALDIVKILRSATSVEPHIGIEFIPVYPVLTLRGGLDRNYVSAGMGLKNNWNKFSVGLDYAIEFHYASSYLVPYQHRFGIFINFGGFRTWVNAQPKQFSPTPGRKENVAWLDLHYNTKRPIERWQLLIKNQYGEVVRTYSGWEAPPLRLSWDGLDDIGRVVADGKYYYEILLIDEIGETISFSDFLTKVTTLGPEGEIEFLPQE from the coding sequence ATGGACCCATACAGCTACAATCTTCAACAAAAAGATGAAGGTGGGTGTGGTATGGTGAAATTTTCTACTTTATTAATTATATTTTTCGTCGTGACGTTCGTCTTTGCACAGGACGGAGGAATACCCGGCGCCCTGTTGAACTACGGCATGACCCCCAGAACCATAGCAATGGGCAAAGCATTCACAGGACTTGCCGACGACCAGGAAGCGGTCTATTTCAATCCCGCGGGTCTGACTCAACTTCTGTCTCATAACATAAAATCTTCTTACCTCCAGCTGCTCGCCAGTCAGGCGGGCTACATCGGCTATGCCCTGCCGACGAAAAAGTTCGGCGCCATAGGAATAGGAATCATCTATCTCGGTTCAGGTGATGTCGATTCCTACGATGAAAACGGCACTCCTTTCGGCACATTCAAGTTCAGTCAGAACTGTTTTATGTTCTCTTACGCCTATCAGCCGGCGAGATTTCTCGGCGTCGGTGCGAATATGAAACTGATGACGAGTAAAGTCTCCCAGTACGGAGCTCTGGGTATGGGCGGTGACCTGGGTATCTTCTTGTTCCCGCGCGGTAATCTAACCTTTGGCCTGACCTGCCAGAACATTCTCGGCCCGACCCTCACCCACGAAACGCAAACAGATACGGTTCCTCTGACCTTCAGGGGCGGCGCCGCATTGAAACTATATAAAGGAAGATGCATCTTCGCCCTGGATATCGTAAAAATCCTGCGCAGTGCGACCTCTGTCGAACCCCATATCGGGATCGAATTCATTCCGGTCTATCCAGTACTCACTCTGCGCGGCGGACTCGACAGAAACTATGTCAGTGCAGGTATGGGCTTGAAGAATAACTGGAATAAATTTTCCGTGGGGCTCGATTACGCCATCGAGTTCCACTATGCATCCAGCTATCTGGTTCCTTACCAGCATAGATTCGGAATCTTTATCAACTTCGGCGGCTTCAGAACATGGGTCAACGCCCAGCCCAAACAATTCTCTCCCACACCGGGGCGTAAGGAAAACGTCGCCTGGCTCGACCTCCATTACAACACAAAACGGCCGATTGAACGATGGCAGCTCCTGATAAAAAATCAATACGGCGAAGTCGTACGTACCTATTCAGGCTGGGAAGCGCCACCATTAAGACTCTCGTGGGACGGGCTGGACGATATCGGCAGAGTGGTCGCCGACGGTAAATATTACTATGAAATTTTATTGATTGATGAAATAGGTGAAACAATCAGTTTCAGCGACTTTCTGACAAAAGTTACCACACTCGGTCCAGAAGGTGAAATCGAATTCCTGCCGCAGGAATAA